A region of Corynebacterium glucuronolyticum DSM 44120 DNA encodes the following proteins:
- a CDS encoding RBBP9/YdeN family alpha/beta hydrolase, with amino-acid sequence MSIETFLLHPPVTQVFMIHGYHSSPHKKWFQWLNLQGIMKSIKFKAIELPDPDNPDPEKWRETIALEIGVVTKQIGIVGHSLGCQAALQYLDSLSDDQWKLGRMVLVSGFNEPFGDDPVLNNFVGDGVDLGNIKDHVGGITVIRSDDDPEVPAELTDKLAIGLGVPPTVVPGAKHFRDSDGVGQVPEVLEGLVK; translated from the coding sequence ATGTCGATTGAAACGTTCCTCCTCCACCCGCCTGTGACGCAGGTTTTCATGATCCACGGCTACCATTCGTCGCCGCATAAGAAGTGGTTCCAGTGGCTGAACCTGCAGGGCATTATGAAAAGCATCAAGTTCAAGGCGATTGAGCTGCCGGATCCCGACAATCCGGATCCGGAGAAGTGGCGCGAGACGATCGCCCTGGAGATCGGCGTTGTCACCAAGCAGATTGGGATCGTCGGTCATTCTCTCGGCTGTCAGGCTGCTCTTCAGTACCTCGATTCGCTTTCCGACGATCAGTGGAAGCTCGGCCGTATGGTCCTGGTCTCCGGTTTCAACGAGCCATTTGGCGACGATCCCGTACTAAACAACTTCGTCGGCGACGGCGTCGACCTGGGCAACATCAAGGACCACGTCGGCGGCATCACCGTCATTCGTTCCGACGACGACCCCGAAGTCCCCGCAGAGCTCACCGATAAGCTCGCCATCGGCCTCGGCGTTCCCCCGACCGTTGTCCCGGGTGCCAAGCACTTCCGCGATTCCGACGGCGTCGGCCAGGTCCCCGAGGTCCTCGAGGGGCTCGTCAAGTAG
- a CDS encoding pyridoxal phosphate-dependent aminotransferase, translating into MAMTTREFDQSEKLKNVLYEIRGPVAAAAEKMELDGHRILKLNTGNPAIFGFDAPDVIMRDMIAALPHAQGYSTSKGILPARRAIVTRYETIPGFPDFDVDDVYIGNGVSELITMITQALLNDGDEVLIPMPDYPLWTAATSLAGGKAVHYLCDEDNEWMPSVEDIRAKVTEKTKAIVVINPNNPTGAVYSRDVLKEIAQIARENGLLILSDEIYDRILYDGAKHISIATLAPDLLCITLNGLSKAYRVAGYRVGWMVLTGPKHHARGFIEGLDLLASTRLCANVPGQSAIQVALGGRQSIYELTGEGGRLLEQRNTAYEKLTSIPGVSCVKPMGALYAFPRLDPEVYEIHDDTKMMLDLLLQEKILLVQGTGFNWPTPDHFRVVTLPHAAELAEAIERLGNFLASYKQ; encoded by the coding sequence ATGGCTATGACGACGCGAGAGTTTGACCAGTCAGAAAAGCTGAAAAACGTTCTGTACGAGATCCGTGGGCCGGTGGCGGCGGCCGCCGAGAAAATGGAGCTCGACGGGCACCGGATCCTGAAGCTCAACACGGGCAACCCGGCGATTTTCGGCTTCGACGCGCCGGACGTCATCATGCGCGACATGATTGCGGCACTTCCGCATGCACAGGGCTACTCGACGTCGAAAGGTATCCTCCCCGCACGGCGGGCTATCGTCACGCGGTACGAGACGATACCCGGGTTCCCCGACTTCGATGTGGACGACGTGTACATCGGCAACGGAGTCTCCGAGCTCATCACCATGATCACCCAGGCGCTGCTCAACGACGGCGACGAGGTGCTCATCCCCATGCCCGACTACCCGCTGTGGACGGCCGCCACCTCTCTCGCCGGCGGCAAGGCGGTGCATTACCTGTGCGATGAGGACAACGAGTGGATGCCATCCGTGGAGGACATCCGCGCCAAGGTCACCGAAAAGACCAAAGCCATCGTCGTCATCAACCCGAACAACCCGACCGGCGCCGTCTACTCCCGCGACGTGCTGAAAGAGATCGCACAGATCGCGCGCGAAAACGGGTTGCTTATTCTCTCCGACGAAATCTACGACCGGATTCTTTACGACGGTGCCAAGCACATCTCCATCGCCACGCTCGCGCCCGACCTGCTGTGCATCACCCTCAACGGCCTGTCCAAGGCGTACCGCGTCGCCGGCTACCGCGTCGGCTGGATGGTGCTGACCGGCCCGAAGCACCACGCCCGCGGCTTCATCGAAGGCCTCGACCTCCTGGCCAGCACGCGCCTGTGTGCCAACGTGCCCGGGCAATCCGCCATCCAGGTAGCGCTCGGCGGACGGCAGTCCATCTACGAACTGACCGGCGAGGGGGGACGCCTCCTCGAACAGCGCAACACGGCGTACGAAAAACTCACGTCCATCCCCGGTGTCAGCTGCGTCAAGCCGATGGGTGCACTCTACGCGTTCCCGCGCCTCGACCCCGAGGTGTACGAGATCCACGACGACACCAAGATGATGCTCGACCTGCTCCTTCAGGAGAAGATCCTGCTCGTCCAGGGAACCGGCTTCAACTGGCCCACGCCGGACCACTTCCGTGTGGTCACGCTCCCGCACGCGGCAGAACTCGCCGAGGCGATCGAGCGGCTGGGGAACTTCCTGGCGAGCTACAAGCAGTAA
- a CDS encoding HNH endonuclease signature motif containing protein, protein MTALTDCAVFLSQAMVIAGEAFGMSKKALVRAGYDPTTAHTIKKLADIYYGRCGAPRKQERTREKATTAGCSFASLQAIERFVAKLPKKHAWTIREALVPFGRDITAINAEGARLLQEYTRADNPDKKLTYRAIPNSTFATLTLTAESSRVKQIFDRAQATDTKCPADGLIKLALAANDGELPPVAIPLMVIPFTMPYVHVTEVERGKFVFSMTNGSTISGAEIVKAKLAEERLVALVSPLGPKDFGVYRVEMTPDSRGADPLERFIQSTRNPVCAWPGCGRPASKSQIHHIKPVKHGGKTVSENLMVLCDYHNGINDDDLDKPKHGHMVRINGLEYWKPAFGGPLKLNMHPCAQGGAVRLARMQLGIPIDPSPPG, encoded by the coding sequence ATGACCGCTTTAACGGATTGTGCTGTGTTCCTCTCGCAGGCGATGGTGATCGCCGGGGAGGCGTTCGGCATGTCCAAAAAAGCACTCGTCCGGGCAGGCTACGACCCCACTACCGCCCACACCATTAAGAAACTCGCCGACATTTACTACGGCCGCTGTGGCGCACCACGCAAACAAGAACGTACACGCGAGAAAGCCACCACTGCCGGCTGCTCCTTCGCCTCGCTTCAAGCTATTGAACGGTTTGTGGCGAAGCTCCCGAAGAAGCACGCGTGGACGATCCGTGAGGCCCTTGTCCCCTTCGGCCGGGACATCACCGCGATTAACGCGGAGGGCGCGCGTCTCCTGCAGGAGTACACCCGGGCGGATAATCCGGATAAGAAGTTGACGTATCGGGCGATCCCGAATTCCACGTTCGCAACACTCACCTTGACGGCGGAGTCGTCGCGGGTGAAGCAGATTTTTGACCGGGCACAAGCAACGGACACGAAGTGTCCTGCCGATGGTTTGATCAAGCTTGCGCTTGCGGCTAACGATGGGGAGCTTCCCCCTGTTGCTATCCCACTGATGGTGATTCCGTTTACGATGCCGTATGTTCACGTTACGGAGGTGGAGCGGGGGAAGTTTGTTTTCTCCATGACTAACGGTTCTACTATTTCCGGGGCGGAGATTGTGAAGGCGAAACTTGCTGAGGAGCGTCTTGTTGCTCTTGTTAGTCCTTTGGGGCCGAAGGATTTTGGTGTGTATCGGGTGGAGATGACGCCGGATTCTCGTGGTGCGGATCCGTTGGAGCGGTTTATTCAATCAACCCGTAACCCGGTGTGTGCCTGGCCCGGCTGCGGCAGACCCGCATCCAAGTCGCAGATTCACCATATTAAACCGGTGAAGCATGGTGGGAAGACGGTGTCGGAAAACCTGATGGTGTTGTGTGACTACCACAATGGCATTAACGATGATGATCTGGATAAACCGAAGCATGGTCACATGGTGAGAATCAATGGCCTGGAATACTGGAAACCTGCCTTCGGTGGGCCACTGAAGTTGAATATGCACCCGTGTGCCCAAGGCGGTGCGGTGCGTCTTGCCCGGATGCAACTCGGCATCCCCATCGACCCCAGCCCACCGGGCTAG
- a CDS encoding inorganic phosphate transporter, producing the protein MAVTSKPRTGKGTDKVLHLVFAILLTATVISFTFWAIGVVGINSHFPILILTILFGSFMAFNIGGNDVANSFGTSVGAGTLSLKQALLIAAVFEIGGAMLAGGEVTDTVKSGIVDLDGISLNPMDFAYIMMSALVGAAVWLLLATLKGWPVSTTHSIVGGIVGAAVTTGFVASASRHPWQMVQWGEIGQIVLSWFISPLLGGLCAYFLFKTIKSSILRYNDQAEEKLSQIRAERNDCRRRNKEALSRMSEADRAEQTAAMGRDTITMSGENYSLEDLESSYYQELYRINQRAESINSHRALIHGTPFLAALGAVIIAAMLLLKGLKNIGLDLTPMTTVIVLIMVGVTAWFAVHVFAKQLTSKPLDMATFIIFSWMQVFTAAAFAFSHGSNDIANAVGPFAAVIDVLHYNAIVAETQVPPFLMLTAGVALISGLWFIGRNVIHTVGTGLTKMHPASGFAAELSAAAVVMAASMLGLPVSSTHILIGAVLGIGVVNHSANWSLMKPIGMAWAITVPASALIGAITVVVIRFFFAM; encoded by the coding sequence ATGGCCGTCACCTCAAAGCCGCGAACAGGGAAGGGAACAGATAAAGTTCTCCATCTCGTATTCGCGATTCTGCTTACCGCAACAGTCATCTCCTTTACCTTCTGGGCAATCGGAGTCGTTGGGATCAACTCCCACTTTCCCATCCTCATTCTCACCATCCTGTTCGGCTCCTTCATGGCCTTCAACATCGGTGGTAATGACGTGGCAAACTCGTTCGGTACCTCCGTCGGTGCAGGAACGCTCTCCCTCAAACAGGCACTGCTCATCGCCGCTGTCTTCGAAATCGGCGGCGCGATGCTCGCCGGCGGGGAGGTGACGGACACCGTCAAATCCGGCATCGTCGACCTCGACGGCATCTCCTTGAACCCCATGGACTTCGCCTACATCATGATGTCGGCGCTGGTGGGGGCCGCCGTGTGGCTGCTGCTCGCCACCCTCAAAGGCTGGCCGGTATCCACCACCCACTCCATCGTCGGCGGCATCGTCGGCGCCGCCGTCACCACGGGTTTCGTCGCCAGCGCGTCCCGCCACCCCTGGCAGATGGTGCAGTGGGGTGAGATCGGGCAGATCGTCCTCAGCTGGTTCATCTCCCCGCTGCTCGGCGGCCTGTGCGCCTACTTCCTCTTCAAGACGATCAAGAGCTCCATCCTCCGCTACAACGACCAGGCGGAAGAAAAACTCTCCCAGATCCGCGCCGAACGCAACGACTGCCGCCGCCGCAACAAGGAAGCCCTCTCCCGCATGAGCGAGGCCGACCGCGCTGAGCAGACGGCCGCCATGGGCCGCGACACGATCACCATGTCCGGCGAAAACTACAGCCTAGAAGACCTCGAATCCTCCTATTACCAGGAGCTCTACCGCATCAACCAGCGCGCAGAGTCGATCAACTCCCACCGCGCCCTCATCCACGGCACCCCGTTCCTCGCGGCCCTCGGTGCCGTCATCATCGCGGCCATGCTGCTCCTCAAAGGCCTAAAGAACATTGGCCTCGACCTCACCCCGATGACCACCGTCATCGTCCTCATCATGGTGGGCGTGACCGCCTGGTTCGCAGTCCACGTCTTTGCCAAGCAGCTGACCAGCAAGCCCCTGGACATGGCCACCTTCATCATCTTCTCCTGGATGCAGGTCTTCACCGCCGCGGCCTTCGCCTTCTCCCACGGCTCGAACGACATCGCCAACGCCGTCGGCCCCTTCGCCGCTGTTATCGACGTCCTCCACTACAACGCCATCGTCGCCGAAACCCAGGTCCCCCCATTCCTCATGCTCACCGCCGGCGTGGCTCTCATCTCCGGCCTCTGGTTCATCGGCCGCAACGTCATCCACACCGTGGGCACGGGCCTGACCAAGATGCACCCCGCCAGTGGCTTCGCCGCCGAGCTGTCCGCCGCCGCCGTCGTCATGGCGGCCTCGATGCTCGGCCTCCCCGTCTCCTCGACGCACATTCTCATCGGCGCCGTCCTCGGCATCGGCGTGGTCAACCACTCCGCCAACTGGTCCCTCATGAAGCCCATCGGCATGGCCTGGGCGATCACCGTCCCCGCCTCCGCTCTCATCGGCGCAATCACCGTTGTCGTCATCCGGTTCTTCTTCGCCATGTAG
- a CDS encoding UDP-glucose dehydrogenase family protein, with protein MKMTVIGTGYLGATHAACMAELGHEVCGVDVDESKIAALASGQVPFFEPGLPEILTRTVSSGRLSFTTSYEEAADFAHVHFLGVGTPQMHGSYAADLTYVHAAIDTLVPLLRGAHIIFGKSTVPVGTAADLQARADRLAPEGTHVEIVWNPEFLREGFAVTDTISPDRIVLGTASPDSPAIDVAREVYAQPLSQGTPLIVTNLPTAELVKVSANSFLATKISFINAVSEICEVTGADVVRLAEAIGYDDRIGKKFLRAGLGFGGGCLPKDIRAFMARAGELGASEALSFLREVDSINMRRREHVVELSKLLCDGSLLGKNITVLGAAFKPNSDDVRDSPALSVAGSLSLKGANVTVYDPEAMDNAARVFPTLDYAQNVNDALSGADLTILATEWDEFRQLDPEKAGELVNRRVMLDARNVLSTSDWSEKGWQVKALGCGE; from the coding sequence ATGAAAATGACAGTGATTGGAACTGGGTACCTCGGTGCGACGCACGCCGCCTGCATGGCCGAACTCGGCCACGAGGTCTGTGGCGTTGACGTTGACGAATCCAAAATCGCGGCGCTTGCCTCCGGGCAAGTGCCGTTTTTCGAGCCGGGGCTCCCGGAGATCCTCACCCGCACTGTCTCCTCCGGCCGTCTCTCGTTTACCACCTCCTACGAGGAGGCCGCCGACTTCGCACACGTCCACTTCCTCGGCGTCGGCACCCCGCAAATGCACGGCTCCTACGCCGCCGACCTCACCTACGTCCACGCCGCCATCGACACGCTTGTACCTTTGCTCCGCGGAGCCCACATCATCTTCGGCAAATCCACCGTCCCCGTCGGCACCGCCGCCGACCTGCAGGCCCGCGCCGATCGCCTCGCCCCCGAGGGCACCCATGTGGAGATCGTCTGGAACCCCGAGTTCCTCCGCGAGGGTTTCGCCGTCACAGACACGATCAGCCCGGATCGCATCGTGCTTGGCACCGCCTCGCCCGATTCGCCCGCGATCGACGTGGCCCGCGAGGTCTACGCGCAACCCCTCTCGCAAGGAACACCCCTCATTGTCACCAACCTGCCCACCGCGGAGCTGGTCAAAGTCTCCGCCAACTCGTTCCTCGCCACCAAAATCTCCTTTATCAACGCGGTCAGCGAGATCTGCGAGGTCACCGGCGCCGATGTGGTGAGGCTCGCCGAGGCCATCGGCTACGACGACCGCATCGGCAAGAAGTTCCTCCGCGCCGGCCTCGGCTTCGGCGGCGGGTGCCTGCCCAAAGACATCCGCGCCTTCATGGCCCGGGCCGGCGAGCTCGGCGCGTCGGAAGCCCTCTCGTTCCTCCGTGAGGTGGACTCCATCAACATGCGTCGCCGTGAGCACGTGGTTGAGCTCTCCAAGTTGCTTTGCGACGGCTCGTTGCTGGGCAAAAACATCACCGTTCTGGGAGCTGCGTTCAAGCCCAACTCGGACGATGTCCGCGACTCACCCGCCCTCTCGGTCGCCGGTTCCCTCTCCCTCAAGGGTGCCAACGTGACCGTCTACGACCCAGAGGCCATGGACAATGCGGCGAGGGTTTTCCCCACGCTCGACTACGCACAAAACGTTAATGATGCGTTGTCGGGGGCAGACCTCACCATACTTGCTACAGAGTGGGACGAGTTCCGCCAGCTTGACCCGGAAAAGGCCGGTGAACTGGTGAATCGGCGCGTCATGTTGGATGCCCGCAACGTATTAAGTACCTCTGATTGGTCTGAAAAGGGGTGGCAAGTTAAAGCTTTGGGATGCGGTGAGTGA